The Xiphophorus couchianus chromosome 5, X_couchianus-1.0, whole genome shotgun sequence genome includes a region encoding these proteins:
- the cd7al gene encoding cd7 antigen-like: MTGIRYLACLWTVVITLTGFVFCGDVSFVERLEGESVVVHCHMKPRGQPPFGLYLKRSWLRPVDVFFKYTKNDASVNESFKGRVSVSGDPSSYSANVTISQLRAADTDRYTCEFMVERMGAEDEKIQGNTEIFLQVSSDAPSSVDLDLIQTCTGDSAVLPCFTPNSEGLAVEGVVLNRQRGRGPVEVAYHSQRRHISLFPTERVQLSSAPGPGGITFNVTLLQLQPEDSALYSCQLLLRGRPDSSTSLKGQVFFISIQGDRCGCSSYPMLLYALSGAAGILFLLLLLVGCVVARKGKTRQDIKTHSQAPIYEEMIGMQSPSRKLTESSEYKNCPVKRASPGNHYESPSGALFPRRDSEK, encoded by the exons ATGACTGGGATCCGGTACCTGGCTTGTCTGTGGACTGTGGTCATCACTCTTACTGGTTTTG ttttttgcgGCGATGTTTCGTTCGTGGAGCGGCTGGAGGGAGAGTCGGTGGTCGTCCACTGCCACATGAAGCCGAGGGGCCAGCCACCCTTCGGCCTCTACCTGAAGCGCAGCTGGCTCCGTCCCGTAGACGTCTTCTTCAAGTACACCAAGAACGACGCCTCCGTCAACGAGTCCTTCAAAGGCCGAGTGAGCGTCAGCGGGGACCCGAGCAGTTACTCCGCCAACGTGACCATCTCCCAGCTCAGGGCCGCCGACACAGACCGCTACACCTGCGAGTTCATGGTGGAGAGAATGGGCGCAGAGGATGAAAAGATCCAAGGCAACACCGAAATCTTCCTCCAAGTCAGCTCTG ATGCTCCGAGCTCTGTGGACCTGGACCTGATCCAGACCTGCACCGGAGACTCCGCTGTCCTTCCGTGTTTCACCCCAAATAGCGAAGGCTTGGCTGTGGAAGGCGTGGTTCTGAACAGGCAAAGGGGCCGAGGCCCCGTGGAGGTGGCCTACCACTCTCAAAGGCGCCACATTTCCCTGTTCCCCACTGAGAGAGTCCAGCTGTCGTCTGCGCCCGGACCGGGCGGCATCACCTTCAATGTgacgctgctgcagctccagcctGAGGACAGCGCCCTCTACAGCTGCCAGCTGCTCCTGCGCGGCAGGCCCGACAGCAGCACCAGTCTTAAGGGTCAAGTGTTCTTTATTTCCATCCAAG GTGATAGGTGTGGCTGCTCCAGCTACCCCATGCTGCTCTACGCCTTGTCTGGAGCTGCGggcatcctcttcctcctcctgctcctcgtTGGATGTGTGGTGGCGCGTAAA GGTAAAACCCGCCAGGATATCAAGACACACTCTCAGGCGCCCATCTACGAGGAGATGATCGGGATGCAGTCTCCCAGCCGAAAGCTGACCGAATCCTCCGAGTACAAAAACTGCCCGGTGAAGAGGGCCAGCCCTGGAAACCATTATGAAAGCCCGAGTGGGGCTCTCTTTCCCCGGAGGGATTCTGAGAAATGA